In the genome of Indicator indicator isolate 239-I01 chromosome 8, UM_Iind_1.1, whole genome shotgun sequence, one region contains:
- the ATOH1 gene encoding transcription factor ATOH1, with translation MSVPRAAWAEGGRELAAVEPALLAPESGGCGFAPGWLGVCCAARLPAASPRYLLPGDEEEEEAAAPPVHGSAAQGGGSSPSGAQRGTVGGGRPRGGGGSGLRAQVSGVQKQRRLAANARERRRMHGLNHAFDQLRNVIPSFNNDKKLSKYETLQMAQIYISALAELLHSPAAPPDTPGKAELRGVPFEPPCAAGTGPPPGPPAPPPPRSSPPGHGRTRFPPPPAAGGYSVQLDPLHFSSFAEGALMGQRAPSPALLMSQPGQPPQERRKTSPRSHRSDGEFSPRSHYSDSDEAT, from the coding sequence ATGAGCGTGCCGCGAGCCGCCTGGGCCGAGGGCGGCCGGGAGCTGGCGGCGGTGGAGCCCGCGCTGCTGGCACCGGAATCGGGCGGCTGCGGCTTTGCCCCCGGCTGGCTGGGAGTATGCTGCGCCGCCCGCCTGCCTGCCGCTTCGCCTCGCTACCTGCTGCctggggatgaggaggaggaggaggcggcagCGCCGCCGGTGCATGGGAGCGCGGCGCAGGGCGGCGGGAGTAGCCCCAGTGGGGCGCAGAGGGGCACGGTGGGAGGCGGGCGGCCGCGGGGCGGCGGCGGATCCGGACTGCGGGCGCAGGTGAGCGGCGTGCAGAAGCAGCGGCGGCTGGCTGCCAACGCGCGGGAGCGGCGGCGAATGCACGGGCTGAACCACGCCTTCGACCAGTTGCGCAATGTCATTCCCTCTTTCAACAACGACAAGAAGCTCTCGAAGTACGAGACGCTGCAGATGGCGCAGATCTACATCAGCGCCCTGGCCgagctgctgcacagccccGCCGCGCCCCCCGACACCCCGGGCAAGGCCGAGCTCCGCGGGGTTCCTTTCGAGCCACCCTGCGCCGCCGGGACAGGGCCGCCGCCGGGACCgccggcgccgccgccgccgagATCCTCCCCCCCCGGGCATGGCAGGACTCGCTTTCCCCCGCCGCCGGCCGCGGGGGGCTATTCGGTGCAACTCGACCCGCTGCACTTCTCCTCCTTTGCGGAGGGCGCCCTGATGGGACAGAGagctccttcccctgccctcctcATGTCGCAGCCTGGGCAGCCGCCGCAGGAGCGGAGAAAAACGTCGCCCCGGTCCCACAGGAGCGACGGGGAGTTCTCGCCCCGCTCCCACTACAGCGACTCGGACGAGGCCACTTAG